AGTGGCCCTTGTGTAACCTATATTGGCAAAGGAGGTTCTGGCAATTTTGTTAAAATGATTCACAACGGAATTGAATATGGTGACATGCAGTTGATTGCAGAGGCTTATGATGTGCTGAAATCAGTTGGAAAGCTCTCTAATGAAGAGTTGAAGGAAGTTTTTGCAGAGTGGAACAGAGGAGAGCTTCTTAGCTTCTTGATTGAAATCACAGCAGATATTTTTGGAATTAAGGATGACAAAGGTGAAGGATATTTGGTAGACAAAGTGTTGGATAAAACCGGTATGAAGGGTACAGGAAAATGGACAGTTCAACAAGCTGCTGAGTTATCTGTTGCTGCCCCTACCATTGCATCATCTTTGGACTCGAGATTTCTGAGCGGTCTAAAAGATGAAAGAGTTGAAGCTGCCAAGGTGTTCAAAGCTGGAGGGGTTGAGGATACACTCTCTGACCAAGTTGTTGATAAAAAGAAATTGATAGATGATGTTAGACAAGCCCTTTATGCTGCGAAAATATGTAGCTATGCACAAGGAATGAACTTGATTCGTGCAAAAAGTGTTGAGAAAGAGTGGGATTTGAAACTCGGGGAGCTAGCTAGGATCTGGAAGGGTGGATGCATCATCCGTGCTATGTTTCTGGACCGGATTAAGAAGGCTTATGACAGGAACCCAAACCTCTCAAACCTACTTATTGACCCAGAATTTTCAAAGGAGATGATTGAGCGTCAATCTGCTTGGCGTAGGGTTGTCTGCCTTGCTATCGGTGCTGGTATCAGCACCCCTGGTATGTCATCAAGTCTTGCTTATTTTGATTCATATAGGAGGGAAAGGTTGCCTGCTAATTTGGTGCAGGCTCAAAGAGATTATTTTGGAGCCCATACCTATGAGAGAATTGATATTCCTGGTGCTTTCCATACCGAGTGGTTCAAACTCGCTAAATCCAAGATCTAAGGCGGAGATTGATTTGTGGTCACTCTCTTAATTATTTACTCTAATAATCAGCTTGTGGCTGCCACATTTGAGTTATGCATTTTATTCAAT
This Spinacia oleracea cultivar Varoflay chromosome 6, BTI_SOV_V1, whole genome shotgun sequence DNA region includes the following protein-coding sequences:
- the LOC110804151 gene encoding phosphogluconate dehydrogenase (NADP(+)-dependent, decarboxylating) 1 isoform X1: MAPPTRIGLAGLAVMGQNLALNIAEKGFPISVYNRTTSKVDETVERAKQEGNLPLYGFHDPESFVNSIQKPRVIIMLVKAGAPVDATIKTLSAYLEKGDCIIDGGNEWYENTERREKAMEEKGLLYLGMGVSGGEEGARNGPSMMPGGSFDAYKNIEDILTKVAAQVDSGPCVTYIGKGGSGNFVKMIHNGIEYGDMQLIAEAYDVLKSVGKLSNEELKEVFAEWNRGELLSFLIEITADIFGIKDDKGEGYLVDKVLDKTGMKGTGKWTVQQAAELSVAAPTIASSLDSRFLSGLKDERVEAAKVFKAGGVEDTLSDQVVDKKKLIDDVRQALYAAKICSYAQGMNLIRAKSVEKEWDLKLGELARIWKGGCIIRAMFLDRIKKAYDRNPNLSNLLIDPEFSKEMIERQSAWRRVVCLAIGAGISTPGMSSSLAYFDSYRRERLPANLVQAQRDYFGAHTYERIDIPGAFHTEWFKLAKSKI
- the LOC110804151 gene encoding phosphogluconate dehydrogenase (NADP(+)-dependent, decarboxylating) 1 (The RefSeq protein has 3 substitutions compared to this genomic sequence), producing MAPPTRIGLAGLAVMGQNLALNIAEKGFPISVYNRTTSKVDETVERAKQEGNLPLYGFHDPESFVNSIQKPRVIIMLVKAGAPVDATIKTLSAYLEKGDCIIDGGNEWYENTERREKAMEEKGLLYLGMGVSGGEEGARNGPSMMPGGSFDAYKNIEDILTKVAAQVVSGPCVTYIGKGGSGNFVKMIHNGIEYGDMQLIAEAYDVLKSVGKLSNEELKEVFAEWNRGELLSFLIEITADIFGIKDDKGEGYLVDKVLDKTGMKGTGKWTVQQAAELSVAAPTIASSLDSRFLSGLKDERVEAAKVFKAGGVEDTLSDQVVDKKKLIDDVRQALYAAKICSYAQGMNLIRAKSVEKEWDLKLGELARIWKGGCIIRAMFLDRIKKAYDRNPNLSNLLIDPEFSTEMIERQSAWRRVVCLAIGAGISTPGMSSSLAYFDSYRRERLPANLVQAQRDYFGAHTYERVDIPGAFHTEWFKLAKSKI